The region TTTGCTAGGGTCTTTTAAGCCTGCTCGATTTCTTTGTATAGCTTTTACAATTTTACTAACAGCTTCATCTTGGCCAATAATTAATTTTTTTAAATCTGATGACATACCAGAAAGCCTTAAGCTTTCTGTTTGCGCAATTCTCTGAACAGGAATTCCACACATCATAGAAATAACTTCTGAAACATTATCTTCGTTTACTAATTGTCTGTTTTTTTTAATATGTTCTTCCCATTTAATCTGTTCTTCAATTAAGATATTTTCAGTTTCTTTTTCATTATCTCTTAATTTTGCAGCTTCTTCATATTTTTGTTTTTTAACTACTCTCTTTTTTTCATTTTTAATTGCTTGTAGTTTTTCCTCTAAGTCAAGAATGTTTTTTGGTACATTAATATTGGTTATATGTACTCTTGATCCTGCTTCATCTAACGCATCTATAGCCTTATCGGGTAAATATCTATCACTGATATACCTGTGTGTTAATGTAACACAGGCTTCAATTGCTGATTCAGAATAGTTAACATTATGATGATCTTCATATCGTTCTTTAATATTATTCAGAATTTGTATTGTTTCTTTCGGTGTTGTAGGTTCAATTATAACTTTTTGAAATCTTCTTTCCAGTGCACCATCTTTTTCTATATTTTGTCTATACTCATCAAGAGTGGTGGCTCCAATACATTGAAGATCACCTCTTGCCAATGCTGGTTTAAACATATTTGAAGCATCAAGAGAACCTGTAGATCCTCCCGCACCAACTATTGTGTGTATTTCATCAATAAATAGAATTATGTCGCCGTTTTTTTCTAGCTCATTCATTACAGCTTTCATCCTTTCTTCAAATTGTCCTCTATATTTAGTTCCTGCTACTAATGAGGCTATATCTAATGCAATAACTCTTTTGTTAAATAATACTCTTGATACCTTTTTTTCAAATATTCGTGATGCTAATCCCTCAGCAATTGCTGATTTACCTACGCCTGGTTCTCCTATGAGTAGAGGATTGTTTTTCTTTCTTCTTGATAGAATTTGTGACACTCTTTCGATTTCATTTTTTCTACCAATTACAGGATCTAATTTTCCATCTTCTGCATATTTTGTTAAATCACGACCAAAGTTATCTAATACAGGGGTGTTAGATTTTGTTTTTTTGGAATGAGTAGGTCTTTTACTTATGAATTGTGTGTCATCTTCGTCTGATATAGATGATTTTATTTCATTTGCTTTTTTAGTTTCTGATTCTTTTTTTTCAGAATAATTATCTGCTTCAATTTCATTAATAAATGCTTCTTTAACTCTTTCATAAGTAATATTGTAATTATTAAGAAATTTGGTGGTACTGTCTGCACTATTTCTTAGTATACACAAGAGTAAATGAGTTGTTCCAATCATTGATGAGTTAAATACCCTTGCCTCTAAAAAGGTGGTTTTTAATGCCTTTTCCGCTTCTTTTTTTAATTGAATTTGTTCTTTATTAGTATTAATTGTAATTGTTGATTTACTTGTAGCAAAATCTTCAATATCATCTTTTAAATTAGATATTTCAATTCCAAGTGATAATAGAATATTAATGGCTCCAGCGTTTTTTAACTTAATTATACCTAAGATAAAATGCTCAGTTCCAATATAATTATTTGATAATCTAATTGCTTCATCTCGACTAAAACCAATTACATCTTTAATGTTAGTTGAAAAATTATCATCCATTTTTTAAAATAAAAAATTAATCTATATCATAAATATATATTATTTTATTTATTCACATTTTATATGTGTATTATTTTTAAGAAAAAGTTTGTTATTTATGTGCGAGATTTTATATAATAACATTATCTTGTTGTAAGAAAAATATACTATTATTATTTATGTCTGAAAGAGAGAAAATTATTCAAATTAATATAGAGGATGAAATGAAATCCTCATACATAGATTACTCAATGAGTGTTATTGTTTCACGTGCATTACCTGATGTTCGTGACGGGTTTAAACCTGTTCATCGTAGAGTTCTTTTTGGAATGTATGAACTTGGTGTACGTGCTAATAGTTCCTACAAGAAGTCAGCAAGAATTGTTGGTGAAGTTCTTGGTAAATATCATCCCCATGGAGACACTTCAGTATATGATTCTATGGTTAGAATGGCTCAAGAATGGTCTCTTCGTTATCAACTAGTTGATGGTCAAGGAAATTTTGGCTCAATTGATGGAGATAGCCCTGCTGCAATGAGGTATACTGAAGCCAGATTAAGAAAAGTAAGTGAAGAAATGTTATCAGATTTAGATAAGGAGACTGTTGATTTTCAACTCAATTTTGATGATACCTTAAAGGAACCTACTGTTTTACCAACTAGAATACCTAATCTACTTATTAATGGTGCATCTGGAATTGCTGTAGGTATGGCTACTAATATGCCTCCACATAATTTAACTGAAGTT is a window of Flavobacteriales bacterium TMED191 DNA encoding:
- a CDS encoding ATP-dependent Clp protease ATP-binding subunit, coding for MDDNFSTNIKDVIGFSRDEAIRLSNNYIGTEHFILGIIKLKNAGAINILLSLGIEISNLKDDIEDFATSKSTITINTNKEQIQLKKEAEKALKTTFLEARVFNSSMIGTTHLLLCILRNSADSTTKFLNNYNITYERVKEAFINEIEADNYSEKKESETKKANEIKSSISDEDDTQFISKRPTHSKKTKSNTPVLDNFGRDLTKYAEDGKLDPVIGRKNEIERVSQILSRRKKNNPLLIGEPGVGKSAIAEGLASRIFEKKVSRVLFNKRVIALDIASLVAGTKYRGQFEERMKAVMNELEKNGDIILFIDEIHTIVGAGGSTGSLDASNMFKPALARGDLQCIGATTLDEYRQNIEKDGALERRFQKVIIEPTTPKETIQILNNIKERYEDHHNVNYSESAIEACVTLTHRYISDRYLPDKAIDALDEAGSRVHITNINVPKNILDLEEKLQAIKNEKKRVVKKQKYEEAAKLRDNEKETENILIEEQIKWEEHIKKNRQLVNEDNVSEVISMMCGIPVQRIAQTESLRLSGMSSDLKKLIIGQDEAVSKIVKAIQRNRAGLKDPSKPIGSFIFLGPTGVGKTQLAKELANYLFDSQNNLIRMDMSEYMEKFSVSRLVGAPPGYVGYEEGGQLTEKVRRKPYSIILLDEIEKAHPDVFNLLLQVMDDGIMTDGLGRKVDFKNTIIIMTSNIGTRKLKDVGKGPGFSTTARKENIGNQSKSFIDASLKRAFAPEFLNRLDDVILFNHLNESDILQIIDIELAKVTQRIKDLNYTIKVSKKVQKFILEKGYDEKFGARPLKRVIQKYIEDIIAEGIINNKIKEGDNISLDVKKGDIVIK